In a genomic window of Salminus brasiliensis chromosome 12, fSalBra1.hap2, whole genome shotgun sequence:
- the ankrd50 gene encoding ankyrin repeat domain-containing protein 50 isoform X2, producing the protein MITLCVLLPLLSCKPPAQALFLLVDSVDEGVKASEGESRSSSSSPRSIGELLAAHHELLPPWLLLICSGRRQNKNITKLFTGFRKISLDDLRKAYIVKDVQQYILHRLDQEEALRQHLTKETAEMLNQLHIKSSGCFLYLERVLDGVVENFIMLREIRDIPGTLNGLYLWLCQRLFVRKQFAKVQPILNVILAACRPLTVKELYHAVWTKNMTLTMEEFQKKMDILSKLLVDGLGGTKILFHYSFAEWLLDVKHCTQKYLCNAAEGHRMMAMSYTCRAKQLKPLEVQEFALHLINSNLQIEPFNLALWMVWNGTPAKDSLSMSIPKEQEVLQLLVKAGAHISNEDDHASCIVQQALEREDSIRTLLDNGASVNQSDSSGRTLLANAAYSGNLDVVNLLISRGANMELEDNHGQTPLTLAARQGHTKVVNCLIGCDANINHTDHDGWTALRSAAWGGHSEVVSALLYAGAKVDCADADSRTALRAAAWGGHEDIVLNLLQHGAEVNKADNEGRTALIAAAYMGHREIVEHLLEHGAEVNHEDVDGRTALSVAALCVPASKGHASVVSLLIDRGAEVDHCDKDCMTPLLVAAYEGHVDVVDLLLEGGADVDHTDNNGRTPLLAAASMGHASVVNTLLFWGAAVDSIDSEGRTVLSIASAQGNVEVVRTLLDRGLDENHRDDAGWTPLHMAAFEGHRQVCDALIEQGARCSEVDNDGRIPLILAAQEGHYDCVHILLENKSCIDQRGYDGRNSLRVAALEGHRDIVELLLSHGADIDYKDADGRPTLYILALENQLAMAEYFLENGANVEASDTEGRTALHVSCWQGHVEMVRLLISYHADVNSCDNEKRSALQSAAWQGHSKVVQFLIDNGTHVDHTCNQGATALGIAAQEGHIDVVRILLEHGADPNHADQFGRTAMRVAAKGGHSVIIKLLEKYGATSLNGCNPSPIHTMEQKTPLSVTGKMQSLTIKSSSSGSTGAGDIQSGGRGLSNGPIHAFSSPSESPDSTVDRQKSSLSNNSLKSSKNSSLRTTSSTSTAQTVPIDSFHGLSFTEQIQQHSLPRSRSRQSIVSPSSTTKSIGPQPASPTGDFDWSQVNPGLKSSKGGKSGNGTNNCSKKEGSGDKKKSKNSSALPQGQVLEYEMTQFNKRIALNKPVSNIAVKDPHCKIVLGGSNTLDSGQSQESFYIQQQSCAEKKRNGIMTNPNYHLQGNQVFLGRVSVPRTVHNRGHQEVLDNYPIGETELSLKQALKLQIEGSDPGFNYKKETPL; encoded by the coding sequence GTTTCCGCAAGATCAGTCTGGACGACCTGCGCAAGGCATACATTGTCAAGGATGTTCAGCAGTACATCCTCCACAGGCTGGACCAGGAGGAGGCACTAAGGCAGCACCTTACCAAGGAGACTGCAGAAATGCTCAACCAGCTCCATATCAAGAGCAGTGGCTGCTTCTTGTACCTGGAGCGCGTCCTCGATGGCGTGGTGGAGAATTTCATTATGCTTCGTGAGATCCGTGACATCCCAGGAACGCTAAACGGACTCTACCTGTGGCTCTGCCAAAGACTTTTTGTCAGGAAGCAGTTTGCCAAAGTACAGCCCATACTGAACGTAATTCTGGCTGCCTGCAGGCCTCTGACCGTGAAGGAGCTGTACCATGCTGTGTGGACTAAAAACATGACCCTGACCATGGAGGAGTTCCAGAAAAAGATGGACATCCTTTCGAAGTTACTTGTGGATGGGCTGGGAGGAACTAAGATCCTCTTTCACTACAGCTTTGCTGAGTGGCTTCTGGACGTCAAGCACTGCACTCAGAAATACCTGTGCAACGCTGCCGAGGGTCATCGGATGATGGCCATGAGCTACACCTGTAGGGCCAAGCAGCTTAAACCTCTGGAGGTGCAGGAGTTTGCTCTTCACCTTATCAACTCCAACCTCCAGATTGAACCCTTTAACCTGGCCCTATGGATGGTGTGGAATGGCACGCCTGCAAAAGATTCCCTTTCCATGTCCATCCCCAAAGAGCAGGAGGTGTTGCAGCTGCTGGTCAAAGCTGGAGCCCACATCAGTAATGAGGATGACCATGCTTCCTGTATTGTGCAGCAGGCATTGGAACGAGAGGATTCCATTCGCACCTTGCTTGATAACGGGGCCTCTGTCAACCAAAGCGACTCTAGTGGACGAACCCTGCTGGCTAACGCTGCATACAGTGGCAACCTAGATGTGGTGAATCTGCTCATCTCTAGGGGTGCCAACATGGAGCTTGAGGACAACCATGGACAGACCCCCCTCACGCTCGCTGCCAGGCAAGGCCACACCAAGGTAGTCAACTGCCTGATCGGTTGCGATGCCAACATCAACCACACGGATCACGACGGGTGGACTGCCTTAAGGTCTGCAGCTTGGGGTGGTCACTCTGAGGTGGTCTCTGCACTCCTTTATGCAGGTGCCAAGGTTGACTGTGCAGATGCGGACAGCAGAACTGCCCTCAGGGCTGCTGCATGGGGAGGTCACGAGGATATCGTCCTGAACCTCCTCCAGCATGGTGCGGAGGTCAACAAGGCAGACAATGAAGGAAGGACTGCACTCATTGCCGCAGCCTACATGGGACACCGAGAGATCGTTGAGCACCTACTGGAACACGGCGCTGAGGTGAACCACGAGGACGTAGATGGTCGGACAGCACTGTCTGTCGCAGCTCTCTGTGTGCCTGCTAGCAAAGGTCATGCGTCAGTGGTCAGCCTCCTTATTGACCGTGGAGCAGAAGTGGACCACTGCGATAAAGACTGCATGACCCCTCTTCTGGTCGCTGCCTACGAAGGACACGTGGATGTGGTGGACTTGCTTCTAGAAGGAGGAGCAGATGTAGACCACACGGACAATAATGGGAGAACTCCCTTGCTTGCGGCAGCATCCATGGGACACGCTTCTGTGGTCAATACTCTACTTTTCTGGGGTGCTGCCGTCGACAGTATTGACAGCGAAGGAAGGACGGTGCTTAGCATTGCGTCTGCTCAAGGGAATGTGGAAGTGGTCCGAACTCTGCTGGACAGGGGTCTGGACGAGAACCACAGGGATGACGCCGGCTGGACGCCCTTACACATGGCCGCCTTCGAGGGACATAGGCAGGTGTGTGACGCCCTCATCGAACAAGGCGCTCGATGCTCAGAGGTGGACAATGACGGACGTATACCCTTGATCCTGGCTGCTCAGGAGGGCCATTACGATTGCGTTCACATCCTCCTTGAGAATAAGTCCTGCATCGACCAGAGAGGGTACGATGGGAGAAACTCTCTTAGAGTGGCAGCCCTGGAAGGACACAGGGATATCGTTGAGCTTCTGCTGAGCCATGGAGCTGACATAGActacaaagatgcagatggccGCCCAACTTTATACATACTGGCTCTCGAGAATCAACTTGCCATGGCAGAGTATTTCTTGGAGAACGGTGCAAATGTGGAGGCCAGTGACACAGAAGGAAGGACAGCGCTCCACGTTTCGTGTTGGCAGGGCCACGTGGAAATGGTAAGGCTGCTGATCAGCTACCATGCGGACGTAAACTCTTGTGACAACGAAAAACGATCTGCACTTCAGTCTGCCGCATGGCAGGGTCACTCAAAAGTCGTCCAGTTCTTGATTGACAATGGCACTCACGTTGACCACACGTGCAATCAAGGTGCAACCGCACTTGGCATTGCTGCTCAGGAGGGGCACATTGATGTAGTCCGGATACTGCTGGAACACGGCGCAGATCCCAACCATGCAGACCAGTTTGGCCGCACAGCCATGAGAGTCGCCGCAAAAGGAGGACACTCAGTGATAATCAAACTCCTGGAGAAATATGGGGCCACGAGTCTCAATGGCTGCAATCCCTCACCTATACACACCATGGAGCAGAAAACCCCACTGTCCGTCACAGGAAAGATGCAGTCGCTCACTATCAAGTCCAGCAGTTCTGGCAGCACCGGGGCAGGGGACATTCAGTCAGGAGGTCGGGGTTTGTCAAACGGACCTATTCATGCTTTCAGCTCTCCTTCTGAGTCCCCAGACTCTACTGTGGACAGACAGAAGTCCTCCCTCTCCAACAACTCCCTCAAAAGCTCGAAGAACTCTTCGCTGAGGACCACGTCGTCCACCTCCACAGCCCAGACAGTGCCCATAGACAGTTTTCATGGGCTCAGCTTCACCGAACAGATCCAGCAACACTCTCTGCCTCGCAGTCGCAGTAGGCAGTCTATAGTATCCCCTTCTTCCACAACCAAGTCCATTGGCCCACAGCCTGCATCCCCGACCGGTGACTTTGACTGGAGTCAGGTGAACCCGGGACTGAAGTCCTCCAAAGGGGGGAAGAGTGGGAACGGCacaaacaactgctcaaaaaagGAAGGCTCTGGAGACAAGAAGAAATCCAAGAACAGCAGTGCTCTTCCACAGGGTCAGGTTTTGGAATACGAGATGACTCAGTTCAACAAAAGGATCGCTCTGAACAAGCCAGTGTCCAACATCGCTGTGAAGGACCCTCACTGTAAGATAGTGCTGGGAGGCTCCAACACGTTGGATTCTGGGCAATCGCAGGAGTCGTTTTACATCCAGCAGCAGAGCTGTGCTGAAAAGAAGAGGAACGGGATCATGACCAACCCCAACTACCACCTGCAGGGAAATCAGGTCTTTCTAGGGAGAGTCTCGGTCCCCAGAACTGTGCACAACAGGGGGCATCAGGAAGTTCTTGACAATTATCCGATAGGGGAGACGGAATTAAGCCTTAAACAAGCTCTGAAACTGCAGATTGAAGGATCAGACCCCGGCTTTAACTACAAAAAAGAGACGCCGCTATAA